In Fusarium oxysporum Fo47 chromosome IX, complete sequence, the following proteins share a genomic window:
- a CDS encoding Arf family guanine nucleotide exchange factor SEC7 gives MSSLKFVVSSLEAIASSKDAQRNKQLADSTTKALDAIKEQDQLPDPEIVFAPLQLASRSTNVQLTTTALDCIGKLISYSYFSVPSNPPEGTEEGAEPVPPLIERAIDTICNCFQGETTAVEIQLQIVKSLLAAVLNDKIVVHGAGLLKAVRQVYNVFLLSRSTANQQVAQGTLTQMVGTVFERVKTRLHMKEARLNLEHLKHGASNATFDQADTPNGANDNNDRDESPAEHSEAVNASAEPPESGAKLTLKDLEHRKSFDDSNLGDGPTMVTRLQPERKETGTPVSDQAGQESSPPEDGEVLDAEDEVYIRDAYLVFRSFCNLSTKVLPPDQLYDVRGQPMRSKLISLHLIHTLLNNNIAVFTSPFCTIKNSKSGEPTSFLQAIKFYLCLSITRNGASSVDRIFNVSSEIFWLMIKYMRADFKKEIEVFLNEIYLALLARRTAPLSQKLQFVTILNRLCADPKALVEIYLNYDCDQTVDNIYQTIIEDLSKFSTTPLTITTINEQVYEEMRLKTTPASEWQLKATLPPPLTVAHIAPHQETEPDYPKEYAIKRLSIEALVETLRSMVNWSAPIRGDPEPPRSENHDPKASLDLRPSIDPSINDSISRVETPLPPSTPILEDDPDQLEKEKARKTALMKGINQFNFKPKKGIQMLLRDGFIPSDSPKDIAEFLIKEDKLDKAQIGEYLGEGDQKNIDIMHAFVDTMEFAKRRFVDSLRQFLQSFRLPGEAQKIDRFMLKFAERYVLGNPNAFANADTAYVLAYSVILLNTDLHSVKIAKRMSKEEFIKNNRGINDNADLPDEYLLGIYDEIAANEIVLKSERDAAAAAGNTPAPSTGIAAGLGQALSNVGRDLQREAYMQQSEEIALRSEQLFKDLFKSQRRKAGTKYILATSFKHVSPMFNVTWMSIFSTLSSQIQKSHNLEVNKLCLEGMKLATQIACLFDLSTPREAFMSALKNTTNLNNPQEMLAKNIEALKVVLELGQTEGNVLRESWKDILMCISQLDRLQLISGGVDESAVPDVSKARFLPPQRSETSDSRSSSNSKKATRARAGTASKGFSTEIALESRSDEVIRSVDRIFTNTATLTGESMVYFARALTEVSWDEIKVSGSNDSPRTYSLQKIVEISYYNMNRVRFEWSNIWEVFGEHFNRVGCHNNMNIVFFALDSLRQLSMRFMEIEELAGFKFQKDFLKPFEHVLANSHNVTVKDMVLRCLIQMIQARGDNIRSGWRTMFGVFTVAARDPHESIVNLAYENVNQVYKTKFGVVISQGAFTDLIVCLTEFSKNLKFQKKSLAALELLKSLIPTMLKTPECPLSQKYNNIPPPDGAMQNSEKRSRSNTSVEEGYWFPVLFAFHDVLMTGEDLEVRSNALEYFFETLLKYGGTFPSEFWDILWRQQLYPIFMVLRSRPEMSNVLSHEELSVWLSTTMIQALRNMITLFTHYFDALEYMLDRFLELLALCICQENDTISRIGSNCLQQLILKNVTKFKPEHWNKLVGAFVELFERTTAYQLFTATAINNTASISPPPNGLEFSSTASGTTPMDETSLKINGKEELEDDHTVPPPSAEDELQTPTADAPHVALEEFKPSSNLQQQPVVVTAARRRFFNRIISRCVLQLLMIETVNELFSNDTVYAHIPSAELLRLMSLLKRSFQFARRFNEDKELRMRLWREGFMKQPPNLLKQESGSAATYISILFRMFADNAPERLESRPAVEDALVPLCKDIVHGYTTLEEESQHRNIVAWRPVVVDVLEGFVTFPEDAFKKHIPDFYPLAVELLTKDLTADLRSSLLLVLRRVGEVGLGIEGMTQAGQRRDSEASRATAEPVGDREADARRML, from the exons ATGAGCTCCCTCAAATTTGTAGTGTCCTCACTTGAGGCCATTGCCTCGTCCAAGGATGCTCAGCGCAACAAACAACTGGCCGACTCTACTACCAAAGCACTTGATGCCATCAAAGAACAGGACCAGCTTCCTGATCCCGAGATCGTTTTCGCTCCTCTACAACTAGCTTCACGCTCTACGAATGTACAGCTTACTACGACCGCACTCGATTGCATCGGCAAGCTCATCTCATACTCGTACTTTTCCGTTCCAAGTAACCCCCCCGAGGGAACCGAGGAGGGTGCCGAACCTGTCCCTCCCCTGATTGAGCGAGCGATTGATACGATATGTAATTGTTTCCAAGGCGAAACGACTGCTGTTGAGATACAGCTTCAGATTGTCAAGTCCTTACTTGCCGCCGTTCTCAATGACAAAATTGTCGTTCATGGCGCTGGTCTGCTCAAGGCCGTGCGTCAAGTGTATAATGTCTTTTTGTTGTCGCGGAGCACGGCCAACCAGCAGGTTGCTCAGGGGACCTTGACCCAGATGGTCGGTACCGTTTTTGAACGAGTCAAGACGAGATTACACATGAAGGAGGCTCGCCTGAACCTGGAGCATCTCAAGCATGGAGCCAGCAATGCCACGTTCGACCAGGCCGATACCCCCAACGGTGCCAATGACAATAACGACCGCGACGAATCCCCAGCTGAGCACTCCGAAGCTGTGAATGCATCGGCCGAACCTCCCGAGAGTGGCGCCAAACTTACATTGAAAGATCTCGAGCATCGCAAGAGCTTTGACGACTCGAACCTAGGCGACGGTCCTACCATGGTAACGAGACTTCAACCCGAGCGCAAGGAAACAGGCACCCCGGTCTCTGACCAGGCTGGCCAGGAGTCTTCACCTCCGGAAGATGGTGAAGTGTTGGATGCTGAGGACGAGGTCTACATCCGTGATGCTTACCTCGTCTTTCGCTCTTTTTGCAACCTGTCAACCAAGGTTCTGCCACCCGACCAGCTATACGACGTCCGTGGCCAGCCAATGCGCTCCAAACTCATTTCTCTTCACCTTATTCACACCCTTCTTAACAACAACATTGCAGTTTTCACCTCTCCCTTTTGTACTATCAAGAATTCAAAAAGCGGCGAGCCTACGAGTTTTCTTCAGGCTATCAAGTTCTATCTTTGTCTAAGTATCACCCGCAACGGTGCCAGCTCTGTGGACCGAATATTCAATGTTAGCAGCGAAATCTTCTGGCTGATGATCAAATATATGCGCGCCGACTTCAAG AAAGAAATCGAGGTGTTTTTGAATGAAATCTACCTAGCACTGCTTGCACGAAGGACTGCGCCTCTTTCTCAAAAGCTGCAGTTTGTTACAATTCTGAACAGATTATGCGCTGATCCTAAGGCGCTTGTTGAAATTTACCTTAATTACGACTGTGACCAGACAGTTGATAATATTTACCAAACCATCATCGAAGACCTATCAAAGTTCTCCACCACTCCGCTTACTATTACTACAATCAACGAACAAGTCTATGAAGAGATGCGACTGAAGACAACGCCTGCGAGCGAGTGGCAGCTCAAGGCAACACTCCCGCCCCCTCTGACCGTTGCTCATATTGCTCCTCATCAGGAAACCGAACCTGACTATCCTAAAGAGTATGCAATCAAGCGCCTATCTATCGAAGCTTTAGTTGAGACTTTACGATCTATGGTGAACTGGTCGGCACCTATACGAGGTGATCCAGAGCCTCCACGTTCTGAAAACCACGACCCCAAGGCTTCTCTCGACCTTCGACCGTCAATTGATCCAAGCATCAATGACAGCATCTCTCGTGTCGAAACTCCTCTACCACCATCAACCCCTATATTGGAGGATGACCCGGATCAAttggagaaggaaaaagcaaGGAAGACGGCGCTGATGAAAGGAATTAACCAATTTAATTTCAAGCCGAAGAAGGGTATTCAGATGCTTCTGCGTGATGGCTTCATCCCAAGCGACAGCCCAAAGGATATTGCCGAGTTTTTGATAAAGGAGGACAAGCTCGATAAGGCCCAAATCGGCGAGTACTTGGGTGAAGGTGACCAAAAGAACATTGACATCATGCACGCATTTGTCGACACCATGGAGTTTGCCAAGAGAAGATTTGTTGATTCTTTGCGCCAATTCCTCCAGTCCTTCCGCCTGCCTGGTGAAGCTCAGAAGATCGATCGATTCATGCTGAAATTTGCGGAACGTTACGTTCTCGGAAACCCAAATGCCTTTGCCAATGCAGACACCGCATACGTGCTGGCCTATTCAGTCATCTTGCTCAACACTGATTTGCATAGCGTCAAGATCGCCAAGCGCATGAGCAAGGAGGAATTTATCAAGAACAACCGCGGTATTAACGACAATGCTGATTTACCCGATGAATATCTCCTCGGCATCTACGACGAAATCGCCGCCAACGAGATCGTCCTGAAGAGTGAACGTGATGCTGCCGCAGCGGCTGGCAATACCCCCGCCCCATCAACCGGTATTGCTGCTGGCCTTGGCCAAGCTCTCTCTAACGTGGGCCGTGATTTGCAGCGTGAGGCCTATATGCAACAATCCGAGGAAATTGCTCTGCGTTCTGAGCAGCTCTTCAAGGACCTGTTCAAGAGCCAACGCCGCAAAGCCGGCACAAAGTACATACTTGCAACGTCGTTCAAACATGTCAGCCCAATGTTTAACGTCACCTGGATGTCGATCTTCTCTACACTCTCAAGCCAGATTCAGAAGTCTCACAATCTCGAAGTCAACAAGCTGTGCCTAGAGGGTATGAAGCTTGCCACTCAAATTGCCTGCCTCTTTGATCTGTCCACACCCAGAGAGGCTTTCATGTCGGCCTTGAAAAACACAACGAACTTGAACAACCCACAGGAAATGTTGGCCAAGAATATTGAGGCACTCAAGGTCGTTCTCGAGCTGGGACAGACTGAGGGCAACGTTCTTCGTGAGTCATGGAAGGACATCTTGATGTGTATCAGTCAACTCGATCGACTTCAACTCATCTCGGGTGGAGTCGACGAGAGTGCTGTGCCTGATGTGTCCAAAGCTCGCTTTCTGCCACCACAAAGATCAGAAACCTCTGATTCTCGATCTTCCTCAAATTCCAAGAAAGCAACGCGGGCCAGAGCAGGAACTGCATCTAAGGGCTTCTCCACCGAGATTGCCCTAGAGAGTCGGTCAGATGAGGTGATACGCAGCGTCGACCGCATCTTCACCAATACAGCAACTCTTACCGGCGAGTCCATGGTTTACTTTGCCAGGGCTTTGACAGAAGTCAGTTGGGATGAGATCAAGGTGTCTGGTTCCAACGACTCACCTCGTACATACAGCTTGCAAAAGATTGTCGAAATCAGCTATTACAACATGAACCGTGTAAGATTCGAATGGAGCAACATTTGGGAAGTTTTTGGTGAGCACTTCAACCGTGTTGGATGCCACAATAACATGAACATTGTGTTCTTCGCTCTCGATTCTCTACGTCAGCTGTCAATGCGATTTATGGAGATTGAAGAACTGGCTGGTTTCAAATTCCAGAAAGATTTCCTGAAGCCTTTTGAGCATGTCCTTGCCAACTCACATAATGTGACTGTCAAAGATATGGTTCTCAGATGTCTGATACAAATGATCCAGGCCCGTGGAGATAATATCCGATCAGGTTGGAGGACCatgtttggtgttttcacAGTTGCTGCTCGTGATCCTCACGAGAGCATTGTCAATTTGGCCTACGAAAACGTCAACCAGGTGTACAAGACCAAGTTTGGAGTCGTTATTTCCCAGGGCGCCTTCACTGATCTGATCGTATGCTTGACGGAGTtctccaagaacctcaagtttcagaagaagagcttggcAGCGTTGGAACTATTGAAATCTCTGATTCCTACTATGCTCAAGACACCCGAATGTCCATTGTCGCAAAAATACAACAATATCCCACCTCCAGATGGAGCCATGCAGAATTCTGAAAAGCGATCCCGATCAAACACATCTGTTGAGGAGGGTTACTGGTTCCCCGTTCTCTTCGCCTTCCATGACGTTCTCATGACTGGAGAAGACTTGGAGGTCCGATCAAACGCTTTGGAGTATTTCTTCGAGACCCTGCTCAAGTACGGCGGCACTTTCCCATCAGAGTTCTGGGATATCCTGTGGCGTCAACAACTCTATCCTATTttcatggtgttgaggtctCGGCCAGAGATGTCTAACGTCCTCAGCCACGAGGAATTGTCAGTATGGCTATCGACCACTATGATTCAGGCTTTGCGGAACATGATCACTCTCTTCACACATTACTTCGATGCCCTGGAATACATGTTGGACAGATTCCTGGAGCTTCTGGCGCTTTGTATCTGTCAGGAGAATGACACAATTTCGCGAATCGGAAGCAATTGCCTTCAACAGCTAATCCTCAAGAATGTGACCAAGTTCAAGCCCGAACATTGGAATAAGCTTGTTGGTGCTTTCGTTGAGCTCTTTGAGCGAACTACCGCGTACCAACTCTTCACTGCCACTGCAATCAACAACACGGCTTCCATATCACCGCCACCAAATGGCCTTGAGTTCTCGTCAACTGCCTCGGGAACCACGCCTATGGATGAGACATCTCTCAAAATTAATGGCAAAGAGGAGTTGGAAGATGATCACACTGTTCCACCCCCGTCAGCTGAAGATGAGCTCCAGACACCAACGGCTGACGCCCCCCACGTCGCCCTTGAAGAGTTTAAACCATCTTCCAACCTTCAGCAACAACCTGTAGTAGTTACAGCGGCTCGAAGACGATTTTTCAACCGAATAATATCTCGTTGTGTCTTGCAGCTCTTGATGATCGAGACGGTCAATGAGTTGTTCAGCAACGACACTGTCTACGCACATATTCCCTCCGCAGAGCTTCTTCGACTCATGTCTTTACTTAAGCGGTCTTTCCAGTTTGCCCGCCGCTTTAACGAGGACAAGGAATTGCGCATGCGACTCTGGCGTGAGGGTTTCATGAAGCAGCCTCCCAACCTTCTGAAGCAGGAGAGTGGCTCGGCAGCCACTTACATTTCTATCCTGTTCCGTATGTTTGCGGACAATGCACCTGAGCGACTGGAGAGCCGGCCTGCTGTGGAGGACGCGTTAGTGCCCCTTTGCAAGGATATTGTTCACGGCTACACTACTCTTGAAGAGGAGAGCCAGCATCGCAATATCGTTGCATGGCGGCCCGTTGTTGTCGATGTTCTAGAAGGCTTTGTCACATTCCCTGAGGATGCGTTCAAGAAACACATCCCCGATTTCTATCCTCTTGCGGTTGAACTTCTCACCAAGGACCTTACCGCAGACTTACGATCGTCTCTCCTTCTGGTCCTGCGACGAGTTGGAGAGGTTGGCCTGGGTATCGAGGGCATGACACAAGCGGGACAACGGCGAGACAGCGAAGCCAGCAGAGCTACGGCAGAACCGGTCGGCGACCGAGAGGCGGACGCAAGGAGAATGCTTTAG
- a CDS encoding peptidase M50B-like-domain-containing protein encodes MAPHLDPSSLALEYTAENTINTLTRRDLQNPTHTQQVTLGIIGVYVVVIAILWNVPYVRMILWPFKMLVIAFHEFGHAFTALLTGGHVKSITLDPNEGGVTRFIGGRQGLTLPAGYLGSSIIGALLIFCGFNIVASKVASIVLGVCFLLTLWWGKRDWLTIVTVLLAVGLLIACWFIEHAQALRFVVLFIGVMSSLYSVWDICDDLILRKVNESDASVFAKRYGGSSQCWGVIWGIISVLFMAAGIVAGLAAFSQSFAQQEKDSQKFMPT; translated from the exons ATGGCTCCGCACCTGGATCCTTCGTCGCTGGCTTTGGAATATACAGCtgaaaacaccatcaacacccTGACCAGACGCGATCTCCAGAACCCAACTCACACACAGCAAGTCACATTGGGCATCATCGGCGTCTATGTTGTGGTTATCGCTATCCTATGGAACGTTCCTTACGTCCGCATGATCCTCTGGCCCTTCAAG ATGCTGGTCATCGCCTTTCACGAGTTTGGCCACGCCTTTACTGCTCTCCTCACAGGTGGCCATGTCAAGTCAATCACTCTTGATCCCAACGAAGGCGGCGTGACACGTTTCATAGGCGGCAGACAAGGCCTGACACTACCCGCTGGCTATCTCGGTTCTTCCATCATCGGCGCACTACTCATCTTCTGCGGTTTCAACATCGTCGCCAGCAAAGTCGCCAGTATCGTGCTCGGCGTTTGCTTCCTACTAACGCTCTGGTGGGGAAAACGTGATTGGCTTACCATTGTGACTGTTCTTCTCGCGGTTGGACTCCTCATCGCTTGCTGGTTCATCGAACACGCCCAAGCGCTGCGCTTCGTCGTCCTATTCATTGGCGTCATGTCTTCGTTGTACAGCGTGTGGGATATTTGCGACGATCTGATCCTGCGCAAAGTCAACGAGTCCGACGCGAGTGTTTTCGCAAAGCGATATGGCGGCTCATCGCAGTGCTGGGGTGTCATCTGGGGTATTATTTCGGTCCTTTTCATGGCAGCTGGCATTGTTGCTGGTTTGGCAGCTTTTTCGCAATCATTTGCCCAGCAAGAGAAGGATTCACAGAAGTTTATGCCTACCTAA
- a CDS encoding S-adenosyl-L-methionine-dependent methyltransferase — MAPAPQIPPIPTSPSIFQTTHSALAFIMASDFEKQSYWHKRFSSEKAFEWLLPSADFMPLVKPVLDRLDPATARILHIGFGTSDLQNHFRSRGFRDILNVDYEPLAIDRGRDLEEQAFGDVQMRYDVQDATQLDLCEKFDLIVDKSTVDAISCGGEMALRRMAAGIKRCLADGGVWISFSYSAYRFDLDDFPFDVEVLAKVLTQKTLPNDPDIYHWCYLLRPRRDTAPDSPISTDDNPAGEG, encoded by the coding sequence ATGGCACCCGCACCACAGATCCCACCCATACCGACCTCACCAAGCATCTTCCAAACCACACACAGCGCCTTAGCCTTTATAATGGCCTCCGATTTCGAGAAACAGAGCTACTGGCACAAGCGCTTCTCGTCCGAAAAAGCCTTCGAATGGCTTCTTCCGTCGGCTGATTTTATGCCGTTGGTAAAGCCCGTTCTCGACCGGCTTGACCCGGCCACGGCCCGCATCCTCCACATCGGCTTCGGGACAAGCGACCTGCAGAATCATTTCCGGTCACGGGGCTTCCGCGATATTCTCAACGTCGACTATGAACCACTCGCTATTGATCGGGGTCGCGATCTCGAAGAGCAAGCTTTTGGAGATGTTCAAATGCGATATGATGTACAAGACGCTACACAGTTAGATCTGTGCGAGAAGTTTGATCTTATTGTTGACAAAAGTACGGTTGATGCAATTTCATGTGGTGGTGAGATGGCGCTGCGGCGGATGGCTGCCGGTATTAAGCGTTGTCTTGCGGATGGTGGCGTTTGGATCTCGTTCAGTTATTCAGCCTACCGATTTGACCTGGATGACTTTCCGTTTGACGTTGAGGTCCTTGCCAAAGTCTTGACTCAGAAAACGTTGCCGAATGATCCAGATATATACCACTGGTGTTATCTTCTTCGACCGAGAAGAGACACGGCTCCGGATTCGCCTATAAGTACGGACGACAACCCTGCGGGAGAAGGCTGA
- a CDS encoding glutathione S-transferase: protein MSQPDPKRVKTDDDAPYELIYWPVIPGRGEFVRLVFEEAGVPYSDVAQHIEKGMNAVKSLTSTDNIGDEHNPPALAPPALKHGHLLISQTPNILLYVAPRVGLAPKEGNGVYHLNEIVLTILDGLVNELHDTHHPIAISLYYEDQKEESKKKSKYFIKERLPKYFKYMQRVLDAKTSGEGPWLYGDSLTYADLVLFQAVDGTKFAFPKSTEALKKSGEYDGVFKLYDAVKERPNISKYLQSDRRRKYSEGIWRYYPELEEE, encoded by the exons ATGTCTCAGCCAGATCCCAAGCGTGTGAAAACTGATGACGATGCTCCCTATGAGCTCATCTACTGGCCAGTCATTCCCGGTCGCGGCGAATTCGTCCGCCTCGTGTTCGAAGAAGCTGGTGTTCCATACTCAGACGTTGCACAGCACATAGAGAAGGGCATGAACGCTGTCAAGAGTCTTACTTCCACAGACAACATTGGCGATGAGCATAACCCGCCTGCTCTAGCTCCGCCAGCTCTCAAGCACGGCCATCTTCTCATTTCTCAGACGCCCAACATTCTTCTATACGTCGCTCCGAGGGTTGGTCTAGCGCCCAAAGAAGGAAACGGTGTGTATCATCTCAATGAGATTGTTTTGACGATCCTGGATGGCCTTGTCAATGAACTCCATGATACTCATCATCCTATCGCCATTAGTCTCTATTATGAGGACCAGAAGGAGGAGTCCAAGAAAAAGTCCAAGTATTTCATCAAGGAGCGCCTCCCCAAGTATTTCAAGTACATGCAGCGAGTGCTTGATGCCAAAACCAGTGGTGAGGGGCCATGGCTATATGGCGACAGCTTGACCTATGCAGACCTCGTGCTTTTCCAG GCTGTCGATGGTACCAAGTTTGCCTTCCCCAAGTCTACTGAGGCATTGAAGAAGTCTGGTGAATACGACGGCGTTTTCAAGTTATATGACGCTGTCAAGGAGAGGCCCAACATTAGCAAATATCTTCAGAGTGACAGGCGCAGGAAGTACTCCGAAGGAATCTGGCGATATTACCCTGAGTTGGAGGAGGAATAG
- a CDS encoding Fip1 motif-domain-containing protein, with translation MDIDDDDDFYVPDEPKTETAAPEDKKPKADDLEEGEEEDEGAAMDEDDDSDEDDSDIDIITERKDGTKPAPPQQSKYSDIRNIPQRTASSDVPTQPAPARKDSESRPSVNVAAPSADKTSAAASKSTIDVNANPIHPGTGKPITQVNIDEDLPDSDKPWRKPGTDISDYFNYGFDEFTWALYASKQETVRGEFGADVFAQNNKKMMEDFNMMMMGGMGMPGGGNSGAQQGGMPGGMDGMPPEMQAMMQQMMASGMDPSQMDPSQMNAMFSGMQNAGGAGAQGAQGGQGGNFGGGFGGNQGGFGYDQTMSGGGGGGRGGFGGRGRRGRW, from the exons ATGGAtatcgacgatgatgatgatttttATGTGCCAGATGAGCCAAAGACCGAGACCGCAGCTCCAGAGGATAAGAAGCCAAAAGCAGATGATTtagaagaaggcgaagaagaggatgagggtGCCGCTAtggatgaggacgatgactctgatgaggatgactcG gacatcgacatcatcacaGAGCGCAAAGATGGCACAAAACCAGCTCCACCACA ACAGTCCAAATATAGTGATATTCGAAATATCCCCCAAAGAACAGCTTCAAGCGATGTGCCAACACAACCTGCGCCAGCACGGAAGGACTCCGAATCACGACCATCGGTTAACGTTGCTGCGCCAAGCGCCGACAAGACTTCTGCTGCGGCATCTAAATCAACGATCGACGTGAACGCAAACCCGATTCATCCTGGGACGGGGAAGCCTATCACCCAGGTCAACATTGACGAAG ACCTACCAGACAGTGACAAGCCATGGCGGAAACCTGGTACCGATATCAGCGACTACTTCAACTACGGCTTCGATGAGTTCACATGGGCGCTTTACGCTTCCAAGCAAGAGACCGTTCGAGGAGAATTTGGAGCTGATGTCTTTGCCCAGAACAataagaagatgatggaagacttcaacatgatgatgatgggcgGTATGGGTATGCCAGGAGGAGGCAACTCGGGTGCTCAGCAAGGGGGAATGCCTGGCGGAATGGACGGTATGCCTCCTGAAATGCAAGCCATGATGCAGCAGATGATGGCTTCAGGTATGGACCCAAGCCAAATGGATCCCAGTCAGATGAACGCCATGTTCTCGGGTATGCAAAATGCTGGAGGAGCGGGTGCACAAGGCGCACAGGGTGGCCAAGGGGGTAACTTTGGTGGTGGTTTCGGTGGCAACCAAGGTGGTTTTGGATATGATCAAACTATGTCTGGAGGCGGAGGCGGAGGCCGGGGAGGATTTGGGGGTCGCGGACGTCGTGGAAGATGGTAG
- a CDS encoding DNA-directed RNA polymerase III, subunit Rpc31, protein MSRGGRGGGRGGRGGGRGGRPNVPWDTGDEPDARPSELFPPYLVPTPRELASHEKAAVQHYLLLRHQVHASPLYTSKRTALNDPTAPRKHYGQAQKNARFGIKSKASLDPFTAVPTYSHKFVREERALPDWSNRPVCRELFPMELYETIDAASANDGGLPGGFKRRKLELSSVSALPSAEEAFGMGGDGEDEMQGRNLLERLQALKEEEGDEAGDLEDEEGMEEEEQDEVYDDEDAGDYDAENYFDGGDEFDDYGDDGGDGEGTY, encoded by the exons ATGTCTCGAGGTGGTCGAGGAGGTGGCCGTGGTGGACGCGGCGGCGGCAGAGGTGGAAGGCCTAATGTGCCCTGGGATACAGGCGATGAACCTGATGCGCGACCATCTGAGCTATTTCCC CCATACCTCGTCCCTACTCCCCGAGAACTCGCCTCGCACGAAAAAGCAGCCGTACAACACTATCTTCTACTACGGCATCAAGTCCACGCCTCTCCTCTATACACATCCAAGCGCACAGCTCTCAATGATCCAACAGCACCCCGCAAACACTACGGCCAGGCACAGAAGAATGCCCGCTTCGGcatcaagagcaaggccTCTTTAGACCCCTTTACCGCCGTGCCTACCTACTCCCATAAGTTCGTTCGCGAGGAACGTGCTCTTCCAGATTGGTCCAACCGTCCAGTATGTCGCGAGCTCTTCCCCATGGAACTCTACGAAACCATCGACGCTGCATCTGCCAACGACGGTGGCCTTCCAGGCGGTTTCAAGCGCCGGAAGTTGGAGCTCAGCAGCGTTAGCGCACTTCCTAGTGCAGAGGAAGCTTTTGGCATGGGAGgcgatggtgaagatgagatgCAGGGCCGCAATCTCCTTGAACGGTTACAGGCGctcaaggaagaagagggcgACGAAGCAGGCGATCTTGAGGACGAAGAAGGcatggaagaggaagagcaggATGAAGTTtacgacgacgaagatgcgGGTGATTATGACGCTGAGAATTACTTTGACGGTGGTGACGAGTTTGACGACtatggcgatgatggcggcgATGGAGAAGGGACTTACTAG